Genomic window ([Eubacterium] hominis):
CCTGATAAAGCAGACAGTAATGAATTCTTTGGATTCTTCTCTGTATTCTCAAAATTCTCTGCGATTTTAGGTCCAATTGCAGTATCTGTGATTATCATGATTACAGGGGAAACACGTTATGGAATACTTGGATTGATACCAATGATGTTGCTTGGTGCACTGGTATTGGCATTTGTAAAAGATCCGGAAAGTGAACAAAAGTTTCATAAAAAGAAGATAAAATAAAGGAAAGGATTGGCGTGATCACCAATCCTTTTTTGACTATGCTGTTGGATTTTCGATATAACCAATGAATAAAGGGGTACCCTGAGCGGAAACAATTGTATATAGGAAAGGTCTGTTAAACTGGATATCAACACTTTCCATAAAAGCACTACCGGTTTTCATTTCGATTTCACTATAAGCCGCAGCCTCAATACCTTCTTCATTGACCGCTAGATAGGTTCCCTGATGCATATCATCAAGATAAAGCGGTTCATGATCATTTTTAGAAAGAAATTGTGCATCTGTTTTTGATAAAGCACGATTTACGCCCATAGAAGAAAGCATATTGGTTAAAGAATAATCCTGTTTTAGCGTAAATGAAGGAAGTGAAATATTTAACATTTTCGTATCATTCGTTTCATAGAATTGAGAAATCCATGCTGGATCTTTTAAAATATCTAAAGGATTTTGATGTTCCTTTGGTAAAAACAACAACATTTGTCCACCTTTTTCAAGTGGTAGATTGATTGCTTCATAGTTTTCTTTATCCATATAGTATCCGGATCGACTGGTATGCATGAAGGACGTCTGAATTTGTTTTTGATTAGAAGTTGTAAAAGTATCTGTTTTTGTGTTCTTTTTATCAAAAGGAGTATCCCAACGATCCTGTAAATATAAAGTATTGAAGTAAATAATTGCAGTATTCTTAGAAACTGGCTGCTGGAAGGTAAGCTTTTTATTGGTATTTGATTGTATCCATCTGTTGATCTCACTGGTTAATGACGATTTTTTGAAATCCCTTGTGAAGATATCAGATTGATAAAGCGATGATGCATCTTTTAGTTTTTGACTTAGTGTAACATTTTGATCATTCCAGATGGAAGTATTAGACTGAACATTTTGCTGGCTTAAGGTGTTTAGCTCTTTCACAAGCTGTTGATTCAAATCTTGTATATCCCCTTTATAACACAACGCATGTAAAAGCTGTTGCTGGGTTTCATCTATGGCATCATTGCTGCATAAAGCTAAGGCAAGATATGCACTGTAAGGGGAATACAACAGATTTTGATCCTGTTGCCATAGTCTGGAAAAACTGGATATAGAAAAAGCATTCAGACTGTCTGGTAATGATGTATGCATGGTTTCTTCAATATACACCTTATTGTTTGTCGGTTTATTTGGTGTTGTACAACCAATGCATAAAGATAAGCAAAGTGGTATCATGAGTAATTTAGATTTATGTTTCATAAACATTCTCCTCTCTACTAATGATACCTTAGGATACTTATTTTTGTTTCAAAAAAGCAAAATTATTTTCAATATCTATAGCATAGGTGTTATCTATCAGAATATAAGGCAAATGATACTGTTTACAGCTTTGTAGATGATTGAGATTATCTTTAATCAATGCATCGATATCCAATGCTTCCTCCTTACGTTGTTCTATACAATTCGCATATTGAAAGATCTCTTTTTGGTGTTGCTCGATATACGATTTAGAAAAAATCAGGCAACAGTAATGAATTTTTTTTCTTTCCTCTTCTGTAAAATCCTTCTGCCAGTCAAAGGGGATGTAACAGCCCTCTATGATGAAATGCTGATTGTTTTCAATCGCGGTTAGAATGATTTCTTTCATAATTGGCCAAAGATATGAAGTTAATGCTTTATCATCTTCAACACAAATATCACTTATATGTGCACGGATTAATCCCATTTTGATATGATCAATAGAATAATAAGGGATGTGGTAGGTTTCCAAAAGTTTTTGCGCAAGTTTGGTTTTGCCACAATGTGTCGCACCGCCCAACAATAGAATCATGTTATCACCTCTTATGTTCATGATAGCATAAGGCATGAAAAAAAGCACTCGAAAGTGCTTTATGTTACTTTTGATTCTGACGAATTAGATTTAATGTTCCACCAGCTTTGATGGTATCAATATCCAACTGTGTTAGATTATGTTCTACCTGGAAGGTTTTGCCTTTGGTTACGTTCTGTACAGTGATAGGTGTATTTTCTTTGATATCTAATAAATCAGTTATTTTTAAGGTATCCATTTCATCAATATCATTATAATCTTTTTCATTAACGAAAGTGAATGGAATGATACCAAAGTTAATCAGATTTGCACGATGAATTCTTGCGAAGCTTTTTGCGATAACAGCTTTAATACCCAGATACATAGGCGCAAGTGCCGCATGTTCACGAGAACTTCCCTGGCCATAATTGCTGCCTGCCACAATGAATCCACCATCATTCGCGATACAATCATCATGGAAGCTTGCTTTCACATTCATAAAGATGAATTCAGAAATCTTTTCAATATTAGAACGATAAGGCAATACTTTTGCGCCTGCTGGTGCAATGTGATCGGTTGTGATATTATCATCTACTTTGATCATGACTTTCTTTGTGATTGTGTTTTTTAATGGTGTATTGATAGGTAATGGCTTGATATTTGGTCCACGAACAACTTCTGTTTCCGCAGATAATTCCATATCCGGTTCAATGATCATAGAATCATCAATAGTAAAATATTCAGGATCCTCAGGAATATCAAATTCTAAAACTCTTGGATCTATAATGTATCCGGCAATTGCACTTGCGGCAGCTGTTTCTGGAGAAACCAAACATACTTTAGCACTCAGGGTTCCACTTCTTCCATAGAAGTTACGGTTGAAGGTACGCAAGGATAAAGCGTTGGTGATAGGAGATTGTCCCATACCAATACATGGTCCACATGTTGTTTCCAGGATTCTTGCGCCAGCAGTAATCATGGTAGATAATCCACCATTGCTAGCAAGCATATTCAATACCTGACGAGAACCTGGTGAAATAACAAGAGATACCTCAGGATCAACAGTTTTTCCTTTTAAGATATTGGCAACTGTCATCATGTCACGATAACTAGAGTTTGTACAACTTCCAATGGCAACCTGATCAACTTTCATGCCAAGCACTTCACTGATAGGTAAAACATTATCAGGAGAATGAGGCATTGCAATCATTGGTTCCAATGTATCTAAATCAATTTCATAAGTTTCATCATATACAGCACCTTCATCAGCCTTTAATTCAACATAGTCTTCTTCACGATGCTGTTTCTTTAAGAATTCATAAGTGATTTCATCACTTGGGAATACAGAAGTTGTTGCGCCTAATTCTGCCCCCATGTTAGTAATGGTTGCACGCTGTGGAATACTCAGGTTTTTTACACCATCTCCACTATATTCAATAACTTTTCCAACACCGCCTTTTACACTTAACAGCTGTAACACTTTTAAGATAATGTCTTTAGAACTGACACCACGCTGTAAAGAGCCGTGCAGGATGATATTTACTACTTTTGGCATTGTTAAATGGAATGCTCTTCCTGCCATGGCACAGGCAACATCAAGTCCTCCGGCACCAATTGCCAATGCACCTATACCACCAGCTGTAGGTGTATGAGAATCACTTCCTAATAAAGTTTTTCCAGGTTTTGCGAATCTTTCCAAATGTACCTGATGACAGATACCATTGCCTGGTTTAGAGAATTTTACGCCATGCTTCATAGCGACAGT
Coding sequences:
- a CDS encoding adenylate kinase: MILLLGGATHCGKTKLAQKLLETYHIPYYSIDHIKMGLIRAHISDICVEDDKALTSYLWPIMKEIILTAIENNQHFIIEGCYIPFDWQKDFTEEERKKIHYCCLIFSKSYIEQHQKEIFQYANCIEQRKEEALDIDALIKDNLNHLQSCKQYHLPYILIDNTYAIDIENNFAFLKQK
- a CDS encoding aconitate hydratase; this translates as MLTITEKIIKAHLVEGEMHRGEPIAIHIDQTLTQDATGTMAYLQLEAMGVDQVKTELSISYVDHNTLQSGFENADDHKYLQTVAMKHGVKFSKPGNGICHQVHLERFAKPGKTLLGSDSHTPTAGGIGALAIGAGGLDVACAMAGRAFHLTMPKVVNIILHGSLQRGVSSKDIILKVLQLLSVKGGVGKVIEYSGDGVKNLSIPQRATITNMGAELGATTSVFPSDEITYEFLKKQHREEDYVELKADEGAVYDETYEIDLDTLEPMIAMPHSPDNVLPISEVLGMKVDQVAIGSCTNSSYRDMMTVANILKGKTVDPEVSLVISPGSRQVLNMLASNGGLSTMITAGARILETTCGPCIGMGQSPITNALSLRTFNRNFYGRSGTLSAKVCLVSPETAAASAIAGYIIDPRVLEFDIPEDPEYFTIDDSMIIEPDMELSAETEVVRGPNIKPLPINTPLKNTITKKVMIKVDDNITTDHIAPAGAKVLPYRSNIEKISEFIFMNVKASFHDDCIANDGGFIVAGSNYGQGSSREHAALAPMYLGIKAVIAKSFARIHRANLINFGIIPFTFVNEKDYNDIDEMDTLKITDLLDIKENTPITVQNVTKGKTFQVEHNLTQLDIDTIKAGGTLNLIRQNQK